One Streptomyces sp. RPA4-2 genomic window carries:
- a CDS encoding DUF389 domain-containing protein — protein MLHLRLITPAGRTDEVVRLIGRTVGTTHLVVLPGAARDPVGDVVMCDVAREAGDELIGALREFDLERTGSIAVENIDLSLSSRADEAEEEAPGEGADAVLWEHLADASHEESTLSVTYAALLAVATMLAACGVMLDNAILIVGAMAVGPEFGPLAGISTALVRRAPHLVWRSLWALLAGFALAMVLTAGFSLLLDGLGLFEKAMVEAPRPNTAFIWKPDWMSFVVAFLAGIAGTLSLTSAKSGALIGVAISVTTVPAAANAAVALSYADYSQTWGSTWQLLANLGGIVLAGTLTLLAQKWFWARQRAVTPLG, from the coding sequence ATGCTGCATCTGCGTCTGATCACCCCGGCCGGACGGACCGACGAGGTGGTGCGCCTGATCGGGCGTACGGTCGGCACCACCCATCTCGTCGTGCTGCCGGGCGCCGCCCGCGACCCCGTCGGGGACGTCGTGATGTGCGACGTCGCACGCGAGGCGGGCGACGAACTCATCGGCGCGCTGCGGGAGTTCGACCTCGAACGGACCGGCTCGATCGCCGTCGAGAACATCGATCTGTCGCTCTCCAGCCGCGCCGACGAGGCCGAGGAGGAGGCGCCGGGCGAGGGTGCGGACGCGGTGCTGTGGGAGCACCTGGCGGACGCCTCGCACGAGGAGTCGACGCTGAGCGTCACGTATGCGGCGCTGCTCGCGGTCGCGACGATGCTCGCGGCCTGCGGTGTGATGCTGGACAACGCGATCCTGATCGTCGGCGCGATGGCCGTGGGACCGGAGTTCGGGCCGCTCGCCGGGATCTCGACGGCGCTGGTGCGGCGCGCCCCGCACCTGGTGTGGCGGTCGCTGTGGGCGCTGCTCGCGGGGTTCGCCCTCGCCATGGTGCTGACCGCGGGCTTCAGTCTGCTCCTCGACGGCCTGGGCCTGTTCGAGAAGGCGATGGTGGAGGCCCCCCGGCCGAACACGGCCTTCATCTGGAAGCCCGACTGGATGTCCTTCGTCGTGGCCTTCCTCGCGGGGATCGCGGGCACCCTGTCCCTCACGTCCGCGAAGTCGGGCGCGCTGATCGGCGTCGCGATCTCGGTGACCACGGTCCCGGCGGCGGCGAACGCGGCGGTCGCCCTCAGCTACGCGGACTACTCCCAGACCTGGGGCTCCACCTGGCAGTTGCTCGCCAACCTGGGCGGCATCGTGCTCGCGGGCACGCTCACCCTGCTCGCCCAGAAGTGGTTCTGGGCGAGACAGCGTGCGGTGACACCCCTCGGTTAG